Proteins encoded within one genomic window of Salipaludibacillus agaradhaerens:
- a CDS encoding FadR/GntR family transcriptional regulator — translation MSVGSKVYLNILKEISRIMQDDQLEPGDKLPSERELAERLQAGRSSVREALRALELLDLIETRKGEGTFIQQAGSHRLADILASFLLKEKKAKEDVTETRRILEIEAVRLGCERVEEHQLAKLKKLINTAIKKYATGVIPVEEDYLFHQTLVETSHNNLLINIWRPLVEYAKIALEQSLSREGRPDDALEEHEEIYRALEARDETAVVQALSKHLINSRF, via the coding sequence ATGAGTGTAGGTAGTAAGGTATATTTAAATATATTAAAAGAAATTAGTCGCATTATGCAAGATGATCAGTTGGAGCCGGGAGATAAACTACCATCGGAACGTGAACTTGCCGAACGTTTACAAGCTGGTCGATCTTCAGTGAGGGAAGCTTTACGGGCTTTAGAGCTTTTGGATCTCATTGAAACAAGAAAAGGTGAAGGGACATTTATACAGCAAGCAGGAAGCCACCGGCTAGCTGACATTTTAGCAAGTTTTTTGCTGAAAGAAAAAAAAGCGAAAGAAGATGTTACTGAAACACGACGTATTCTTGAAATAGAAGCAGTCAGACTTGGTTGTGAGAGAGTGGAAGAACATCAATTAGCAAAATTGAAAAAGCTCATCAATACAGCTATTAAAAAATACGCCACTGGCGTAATACCTGTTGAAGAAGATTATTTATTCCATCAAACGCTTGTAGAAACTAGCCATAATAACTTATTAATAAATATTTGGCGTCCTCTAGTTGAGTACGCAAAAATAGCGTTAGAACAATCTTTATCAAGAGAAGGACGTCCAGACGATGCGTTAGAAGAGCACGAGGAAATTTATCGGGCACTGGAAGCAAGAGATGAGACCGCAGTAGTCCAAGCGTTAAGTAAGCATTTAATTAACAGTCGCTTCTAA
- the accD gene encoding acetyl-CoA carboxylase, carboxyltransferase subunit beta: MRIFSKKKKYATIPSEQAKQEVPEGLMAKCPQCKSIMYIKELKKNKMVCDQCQFHHRLTAWDRLDFTLDEGTFEEFDSSLVAGDPLKFPDYKEKSAKDRDTTELNEAIVTGKGKIGGFDVIIGVMDARFRMGSMGSVVGEKITRAIERAIKENLPFILFSASGGARMQEGVFSLMQMAKTSTALNRLHEEGGLFISVMTHPTTGGVSASFASLGDINLAEPAALIGFAGRRIIEQTIRQKLPEDFQTAEFLLKHGQLDKVVHRKDMKQVLTTILEIHFPGAHEKKEEDHG, translated from the coding sequence ATGAGAATTTTTTCAAAGAAAAAAAAGTATGCTACGATTCCTTCTGAACAGGCGAAACAAGAAGTGCCAGAAGGTTTAATGGCTAAATGTCCGCAATGCAAATCAATAATGTATATTAAAGAGCTTAAGAAGAATAAAATGGTCTGTGATCAATGCCAGTTTCATCACCGTCTTACAGCTTGGGATAGGCTAGATTTTACGCTGGACGAAGGAACATTTGAAGAATTCGACTCCAGTCTTGTTGCCGGTGACCCTTTAAAATTCCCTGATTATAAAGAAAAGTCTGCGAAAGACCGGGATACAACTGAATTAAATGAAGCCATTGTTACTGGAAAAGGGAAAATAGGTGGATTTGACGTTATAATTGGCGTTATGGACGCCCGCTTTCGCATGGGGAGTATGGGATCAGTTGTTGGGGAAAAAATTACAAGAGCGATTGAACGAGCGATTAAAGAGAATTTACCATTCATTTTATTTTCAGCTTCTGGAGGAGCTAGAATGCAGGAAGGCGTTTTCAGCCTTATGCAGATGGCAAAAACAAGTACAGCATTAAACCGACTACACGAAGAAGGCGGTTTATTTATTAGTGTGATGACACATCCAACAACTGGCGGAGTTTCTGCTAGTTTTGCTTCATTAGGTGATATTAATCTAGCTGAACCAGCTGCACTCATTGGATTTGCTGGACGGCGTATCATTGAACAAACAATTCGTCAAAAGTTACCAGAAGATTTTCAGACAGCAGAATTTTTATTAAAACATGGCCAACTGGATAAAGTAGTTCATAGAAAAGACATGAAACAAGTGTTGACTACGATTTTGGAAATACA
- a CDS encoding NAD(P)-dependent malic enzyme yields MTTLREEALHMHRVKKGKIETTPKVAVRNAEDLSLAYSPGVAEPCKEIFENPKTVYDYTVKGNMVGVVSDGTAVLGLGNIGPEAAMPVMEGKAVLFKSFAGVDAFPICLNTTDVEAIVETVKRMEPTFGGINLEDIAAPRCFEIEERLKKEMNIPVFHDDQHGTAIVTAAGLLNALKLSGKKLGEIKVVVNGAGAAGIAIIKLLMSMGCKHFILCDSKGAIYDGRPYGMNQLKQDMALVTNLEKRDGSLEEIIKGTDVFIGVSVAGALTKEMVKSMNDNPIIFAMANPVPEIMPEEAKEAGASVIGTGRSDFPNQVNNVLAFPGIFRGALDVYATHINEEMKVAAVKAIAGLVGESELNEDYVIPAPFDARVAPAVAKSVAQAAMETGVARRQVDPKDVEIRTKDLTMIDNT; encoded by the coding sequence GTGACGACACTCAGGGAAGAAGCATTACATATGCATCGAGTTAAAAAAGGGAAAATCGAAACGACACCCAAAGTAGCTGTACGTAATGCAGAGGATTTGTCGTTAGCTTATTCACCAGGTGTTGCTGAGCCATGTAAAGAGATATTTGAAAACCCTAAAACAGTGTATGACTATACAGTTAAAGGAAATATGGTAGGGGTAGTATCGGATGGAACTGCTGTCCTTGGTTTAGGAAATATCGGACCGGAAGCTGCCATGCCTGTTATGGAAGGCAAAGCCGTTTTGTTTAAATCGTTTGCTGGTGTCGATGCATTTCCAATATGCCTTAATACAACGGATGTTGAAGCTATCGTAGAAACGGTTAAACGAATGGAGCCAACATTTGGTGGTATTAATTTGGAAGATATTGCGGCACCAAGGTGCTTTGAAATAGAAGAGCGATTAAAAAAAGAAATGAACATTCCTGTGTTTCACGATGATCAGCATGGTACTGCAATTGTGACCGCTGCTGGTCTCTTGAATGCTTTAAAATTATCAGGTAAAAAACTTGGAGAAATTAAAGTAGTGGTTAATGGTGCAGGAGCAGCAGGCATTGCTATTATAAAGTTACTAATGAGTATGGGATGTAAACATTTTATTCTTTGTGATTCAAAAGGAGCCATCTATGATGGGCGTCCTTATGGCATGAATCAATTGAAGCAAGATATGGCTCTCGTGACAAACTTGGAAAAACGGGATGGCTCACTTGAAGAAATTATAAAAGGAACGGATGTCTTTATTGGGGTTTCTGTAGCAGGTGCGTTAACAAAAGAAATGGTTAAATCTATGAATGATAATCCCATTATTTTTGCAATGGCTAACCCTGTACCAGAAATAATGCCAGAGGAGGCTAAAGAGGCTGGAGCCAGTGTAATAGGCACTGGAAGATCTGACTTTCCTAATCAAGTAAATAATGTATTAGCTTTCCCAGGTATTTTTCGTGGCGCTCTAGATGTCTACGCCACTCACATCAATGAAGAGATGAAAGTAGCTGCAGTAAAGGCTATTGCAGGCCTTGTGGGAGAAAGCGAGTTAAACGAAGATTATGTCATACCTGCTCCATTTGATGCGAGAGTAGCACCTGCTGTTGCGAAAAGTGTGGCACAAGCTGCTATGGAGACAGGCGTTGCAAGAAGGCAGGTAGACCCAAAAGACGTAGAAATAAGAACGAAAGATCTGACGATGATTGATAACACTTAA